Proteins from a single region of Deltaproteobacteria bacterium:
- a CDS encoding RES domain-containing protein, translating into MGDKWLRARTSVLMEVPSAIIPTQTNLVINPLHPEGWRASGSSRFRRCLDRRRLGLS; encoded by the coding sequence ATCGGCGATAAGTGGTTACGCGCCAGAACGTCCGTTCTTATGGAAGTACCGTCGGCGATTATTCCGACACAAACAAACCTCGTCATCAATCCCTTGCATCCGGAAGGGTGGCGAGCCAGTGGAAGTAGTAGGTTTCGCCGGTGTCTGGATCGCCGGCGGCTTGGGCTTTCTTGA
- a CDS encoding twin-arginine translocation signal domain-containing protein: MLRRRRVSRRRFLAMAGAAAASAAMPPWLAPSKVAAAEPLQDTGLSLPCAAGDVAADGAVIWLRGEREGAGVIEYGKDPALANAQRSAPAKLLTAADFTGKVVLQGLDARTTYYYRALVENRRPGPIARFVTAPRADQPANVRFAFSGDTRQNFQPFSIMDAIRNKQPDFFMHLGDTIYADREGVARQLEQFRNKYVINRKDAPTQRLLAEASLVVAWDDHEVSDNYRAAHPLAPLGRRAFMEYWPVRQDPTDPDRLYRSLRWGSAAELFVLDTRQYRDEAAGAILGPRQMRWFLDGLASSDARFKFVCTSVPFSSPSADKWGGYPADRDEVLAAIKKKPIRGVIFLTADVHYAAVVRVPGAPVLREIITGPLGAPMGKASGTAKRFEYFNNEVFNYALVTVNAERERPSVDIEILSDKNMLLRKVTFNADGDAE, encoded by the coding sequence ATGTTGCGAAGACGACGCGTTAGCCGACGTAGGTTTCTAGCGATGGCCGGCGCAGCCGCGGCGAGCGCCGCCATGCCGCCATGGCTCGCGCCGTCTAAAGTGGCTGCGGCAGAGCCGCTGCAAGACACGGGGTTGTCGCTGCCTTGTGCGGCCGGGGACGTTGCGGCCGACGGTGCGGTGATCTGGTTGCGCGGTGAGCGCGAAGGCGCGGGGGTTATCGAGTATGGTAAAGATCCAGCGCTCGCAAATGCGCAGAGATCGGCGCCTGCTAAACTTTTAACTGCCGCGGACTTCACGGGAAAAGTGGTGCTGCAGGGGCTCGATGCGCGAACAACCTACTATTATCGCGCGCTGGTGGAGAATCGCAGGCCGGGGCCGATTGCGCGCTTCGTGACCGCGCCGCGCGCCGATCAGCCGGCCAATGTGCGCTTCGCGTTTAGCGGCGATACGCGGCAGAATTTTCAGCCGTTCTCGATCATGGATGCGATCCGCAACAAACAGCCGGATTTCTTCATGCACCTTGGCGACACGATCTATGCAGACCGTGAGGGTGTGGCGCGCCAGCTGGAGCAGTTTCGCAATAAGTACGTGATCAACCGCAAGGACGCGCCGACGCAGCGCTTGCTGGCCGAGGCGAGCCTGGTGGTCGCTTGGGACGATCACGAAGTTTCTGATAATTATCGCGCGGCGCATCCTTTGGCGCCGCTCGGACGCCGCGCCTTCATGGAATATTGGCCGGTGCGGCAGGACCCCACCGATCCCGACCGCCTGTACCGTTCGCTTCGTTGGGGCAGTGCGGCGGAATTGTTTGTCCTCGACACGCGGCAGTACCGTGACGAGGCGGCCGGGGCGATTCTTGGACCGCGACAGATGCGGTGGTTTCTTGATGGGCTTGCCAGCTCGGATGCGCGGTTCAAGTTTGTCTGCACCTCGGTGCCGTTTTCCAGTCCTTCCGCGGACAAGTGGGGCGGCTACCCTGCGGATCGCGACGAAGTGTTGGCGGCAATCAAGAAAAAGCCGATTCGCGGCGTGATATTTCTGACAGCCGATGTGCACTATGCGGCGGTTGTGAGAGTGCCGGGTGCCCCAGTGCTGCGGGAGATCATCACCGGACCGTTGGGTGCGCCAATGGGCAAAGCCTCGGGCACGGCAAAGCGCTTCGAGTACTTCAACAACGAAGTGTTCAATTACGCTTTGGTCACGGTCAACGCCGAGCGCGAGCGTCCGAGCGTCGACATCGAAATATTGAGCGATAAGAACATGCTGCTGCGCAAGGTAACTTTTAACGCCGACGGCGACGCCGAGTGA
- a CDS encoding DUF3179 domain-containing protein — MHNRNLNIAGKSTTLEFGHEGVLYRQSFIMYDKQTDTKWNHSTGLAMFGKLTGMRLEILPSWVVRWEQWKAMHPTTKVLAREGRGGFMGTYVADRNFAEFGLSVGQGPQAKLYPYDLLAKREVVNDTVAPHALVVTFDPAHKQAMAFSRKLGAQDLSFEPGKEPNPRSLIMRDRETSSLWDRLSGKAVEGKMKGKSLQPLIAVPWLKERWRQIYPEGIVYK, encoded by the coding sequence GTGCACAACCGTAACCTCAACATTGCCGGCAAAAGCACGACCTTGGAATTTGGCCACGAGGGCGTGCTCTACCGCCAGTCGTTCATCATGTACGACAAGCAAACCGACACCAAGTGGAATCATTCCACGGGCCTCGCCATGTTCGGCAAACTCACCGGCATGCGGCTGGAAATTTTGCCGAGCTGGGTGGTGCGTTGGGAGCAATGGAAGGCCATGCATCCGACGACGAAAGTCCTGGCGCGCGAAGGGCGCGGCGGCTTCATGGGCACCTACGTCGCGGATCGCAATTTTGCTGAGTTCGGCCTCAGCGTCGGTCAGGGACCCCAGGCCAAGCTCTATCCGTACGATCTGCTGGCCAAACGGGAGGTGGTCAACGACACGGTCGCGCCGCACGCGCTGGTCGTCACCTTCGACCCCGCGCACAAGCAAGCCATGGCGTTTTCACGCAAGCTTGGCGCGCAAGACTTAAGCTTCGAGCCCGGCAAAGAACCCAATCCGCGCAGTCTGATCATGCGCGACCGTGAGACCTCCAGCCTCTGGGATCGCCTGAGCGGCAAAGCCGTCGAGGGGAAAATGAAAGGCAAGAGCCTGCAACCCTTGATTGCCGTTCCCTGGCTAAAAGAACGCTGGCGGCAGATCTATCCAGAAGGAATTGTCTACAAATAG
- a CDS encoding LLM class flavin-dependent oxidoreductase, which produces MALNDTISLGFALPHRSPDPINAAAVRRVAQRAEELGFSDLWVTENTLDHVFCLDSVVALTYAAAVTTRIRLGVSVIVLPLHHPVHVAHQMATLDYLSGGRAILGAGLGRDSHYEEFQVPRERRVARFRESVELIRQLWTEPEANFNGSIFQLKGAKLGVKPVQQPRPPIWLGGTHPDAIRRAATIGDGWMGAGGGSVESFKRDISLLKQELRRAGRDPATFPISKRVFLSVHERADIARAELEHWFTIVYRNPKGADTSGFCGAPEQVRAKIEELAVTGVNHLILNPVCRYAEQLEALGEVFAMG; this is translated from the coding sequence ATGGCTCTCAACGACACCATATCCCTCGGCTTCGCTTTGCCACACCGGTCTCCGGACCCAATCAATGCCGCTGCGGTGCGCCGGGTGGCGCAACGTGCTGAAGAACTCGGCTTCAGCGACCTGTGGGTGACGGAGAATACCCTCGACCACGTGTTTTGCCTCGACTCGGTGGTGGCGCTGACCTACGCGGCCGCTGTCACGACCAGGATTCGCCTGGGGGTATCGGTAATCGTGCTGCCGCTGCACCATCCCGTGCATGTGGCGCACCAGATGGCGACTTTGGATTACTTGAGCGGTGGGCGGGCGATTCTTGGCGCTGGCTTGGGACGCGATAGCCACTATGAGGAATTTCAAGTTCCCCGTGAACGGCGCGTGGCGCGGTTTCGCGAGAGCGTCGAGCTGATCAGACAGCTCTGGACCGAGCCTGAAGCCAATTTCAACGGCAGTATCTTTCAACTCAAGGGCGCGAAGCTCGGCGTCAAGCCTGTGCAGCAGCCGCGCCCGCCGATATGGCTCGGCGGCACTCACCCGGACGCCATCCGGCGCGCCGCGACTATCGGCGACGGCTGGATGGGCGCCGGCGGCGGCAGCGTCGAGTCATTCAAGCGAGACATTTCGCTTTTGAAACAGGAGCTGCGGCGGGCCGGACGGGATCCGGCAACATTTCCGATATCGAAGCGCGTTTTTCTCTCCGTGCACGAACGCGCCGACATTGCGCGCGCTGAGCTGGAACACTGGTTTACCATTGTCTATCGCAACCCCAAGGGCGCCGATACGTCGGGATTTTGCGGCGCGCCGGAACAAGTCCGCGCCAAAATAGAAGAGCTCGCCGTGACCGGTGTGAATCACCTGATTTTGAATCCTGTGTGCCGTTACGCCGAGCAGTTGGAGGCGTTGGGTGAGGTGTTTGCAATGGGCTAG